AAGATTATAGAATTATATAATGTAAcactaaatgtaaataatatatttaaaatatttgtgacGATATCAAAGTTTCAATATGTATGTACGCGCGGGTCAAAAATTTCTAGtgataaattaaattatgtCGCTCACTTTTACTGTATATGCAAACGGtctctctctagtctctctAGCAGACTATTAAATATTGTAGAATGTACAGGGTACGTAGAGCATGCACAATTCATAAACGTGTAACGAACAGCTCAGTTTATTTTGGTTACACCAAACGAACAAACAAAGCTGCATACAAGGGACCGATATGTTCTCTTCCAAACCGCTTTTCGaccaagaaaagaaaactcaTCCATGCAGACATCCCTGAAAACACATCCCTGAATTTTTCGAAACCCCATACAAAAATTaagaattataattttaatatcaaaaaaatattaaatagtttatgcaaaaatttatatattgtaataattatacattttataaaagcaaacaacaaactgaaatatactttacaatatatttacatattacaCCATTTAGTtagtttatttatatggaaaattagttttatttatttgtaattttattttaagttaaatatgcaaaaataattatttaataaaggattttatttaaattgggGGCCTCACAAAAATGTGAACCCCATTCAAATGCATTACATTCAGTGGCGGCACTGCCTGCAAATTTATATAGACGAGAGTAACACTTAGTGATGACCACGATTAGGACCTCCAGGACAAAGTCTCTTGGGCTGGTTAAAGGCTCTCTCCATTATATTAGCTTTCAATACTTTTTCAGCTTCTCCCATCATAGGCCCACGTTGATTTCCCTCTGGCTCTGCGTTTGCAAACAGCTGCTGCATTGGCCGAGCTGATGGCCGCGAGAACGAAACACAGATCAGGAACAAGCACAGCCAAAATTTCAAGTTAGCCATGTGTTTTGTGCTAATCAATGATTCAATATGGAAGCtgtttatatgtttattatgtATTTATCGTGTGTGTATATAGAACGAAACTAGGATCAACGTCACtgaaatgataattttttttatatctattataaAAGGACAAGGCGATGGTAAAAACCAaatcttatctattaaaaaagaaatacaatttttatagcTACTATAAAAAGTCATATTTGTcaatttcattaattatatttatttgattatttaaatta
The sequence above is drawn from the Raphanus sativus cultivar WK10039 chromosome 7, ASM80110v3, whole genome shotgun sequence genome and encodes:
- the LOC108829399 gene encoding CLAVATA3/ESR (CLE)-related protein 1-like; amino-acid sequence: MANLKFWLCLFLICVSFSRPSARPMQQLFANAEPEGNQRGPMMGEAEKVLKANIMERAFNQPKRLCPGGPNRGHH